Proteins encoded by one window of Cylindrospermum stagnale PCC 7417:
- a CDS encoding DEAD/DEAH box helicase, with protein MARTPTLTFDRGTLILHPPPRGKAWMDYATWDDRIEKFRVRAIQYRSLVEALQAEETNFIDEAKEFYPLELVAGLEMTPYPHQTEALAAWKLAGRQGVVVLPTAAGKTYLAQMAMQATPRTTLIVVPTLDLMHQWYAHLEAAFPDAQIGLLGGGSRDKTPILVATYDSAAIHAETLGNQYALIIFDECHHLPTDFSRVIAEYAIAPYRLGLSATPERTDGKHADLDILIGKEVYRQRAEDLAGKALAEHEIVQIKVKLSQLERERYQQLIQTRNDFLRQSQISLGSLQGWQMFVQMSARSQNGRRAMLSHREAKEIALGTDGKLRILIDLLAEHYPERILIFTADNATVYRISQELLVPAITHQTPVKERHEILTKFREGEFNTLIASHVLNEGVDVPAASIAIILSGTGSAREYVQRLGRILRKGNTENKRAILYEVVAEDTSEEGTSARRRGEKSNEPPRRQERQENKEKKKGNLQVIYGSGKPENLKAAEQLGINYSIQNQKSKIKNSDVTDRFIDAPSQRGGDHPEETET; from the coding sequence ATGGCTCGCACCCCTACATTAACTTTTGATCGTGGCACATTAATTTTACATCCACCACCACGGGGCAAAGCCTGGATGGATTACGCCACATGGGATGATAGAATCGAAAAATTCCGCGTTCGGGCGATTCAATACCGCTCTTTAGTGGAAGCCCTACAAGCAGAAGAAACAAACTTTATCGACGAGGCGAAGGAATTTTATCCTTTAGAGTTGGTTGCCGGTTTAGAAATGACTCCCTATCCCCACCAGACTGAGGCATTAGCAGCTTGGAAACTGGCGGGAAGGCAAGGGGTGGTGGTGCTTCCCACTGCGGCAGGAAAGACGTATTTAGCGCAAATGGCGATGCAGGCGACACCACGCACAACCTTGATTGTGGTACCAACTTTGGATTTGATGCATCAGTGGTACGCGCATCTAGAGGCGGCGTTCCCCGATGCACAGATAGGTTTATTGGGGGGAGGTTCGCGGGATAAAACACCGATTTTGGTGGCTACTTATGACAGTGCAGCCATTCATGCTGAGACTTTGGGGAATCAGTATGCTTTGATCATTTTTGATGAATGTCATCATTTACCGACAGATTTTAGTCGGGTAATTGCTGAATATGCGATCGCACCTTATCGTTTGGGACTTTCCGCTACACCAGAACGCACCGATGGTAAACACGCTGATTTAGATATCCTCATTGGGAAAGAAGTTTATCGCCAACGCGCTGAAGACTTGGCGGGGAAGGCTTTAGCAGAACATGAAATTGTCCAAATTAAGGTGAAGTTATCACAACTTGAGCGGGAAAGATATCAGCAGTTGATTCAAACCCGCAACGATTTTTTGCGCCAATCACAGATTTCTCTGGGGAGTCTGCAAGGTTGGCAGATGTTTGTGCAAATGAGTGCGCGATCGCAAAATGGCCGCAGAGCGATGTTATCACACCGGGAAGCCAAGGAAATCGCTTTGGGAACTGATGGTAAATTGCGAATTTTGATTGACTTATTAGCAGAACATTACCCAGAACGAATTTTGATTTTCACTGCTGATAATGCTACGGTTTACCGCATTTCCCAAGAGTTACTTGTTCCGGCTATTACCCACCAAACGCCTGTGAAGGAAAGGCATGAGATATTAACTAAGTTTCGTGAGGGTGAATTTAATACTTTGATTGCTTCTCATGTTTTGAATGAAGGGGTTGATGTGCCGGCGGCAAGTATTGCTATTATTTTATCGGGGACTGGTTCGGCGCGGGAATATGTTCAGCGTTTGGGGAGGATTTTACGTAAGGGTAATACTGAAAATAAACGCGCGATTTTATATGAAGTGGTGGCTGAGGATACGAGTGAGGAGGGAACTTCGGCTAGAAGGAGAGGGGAGAAGAGTAACGAACCGCCAAGGCGCCAAGAACGCCAAGAGAATAAGGAGAAGAAAAAAGGGAATTTGCAGGTGATTTATGGAAGTGGTAAGCCAGAAAATTTGAAGGCGGCGGAACAGTTAGGGATTAATTATTCAATTCAAAATCAAAAATCAAAAATCAAAAATTCAGATGTTACCGACAGATTTATTGATGCACCGTCTCAACGGGGAGGAGATCATCCCGAAGAGACTGAAACTTGA